The following are encoded together in the Scytonema millei VB511283 genome:
- a CDS encoding alpha-2-macroglobulin family protein, translating into MARGVRIGWHFLLVLTLILGLAGCGTARLSDETLPIVAPIPPPPLPSWIEQISPIGEAETKAQIRIRFKEALIPVESLDSSQDILKKFELYPPITGQFRFLTPRMVGFQGDRALPKATRVRITLKAGLADLKNHRLDKDLAWTFSTEAIKLFNLPGIEPNSESSSEPLGLQPTLKFASNVELNLDSLSKQAQLVAEEKQSVPLKIQLEKQEATEEDNSSQEKFDPANRDWNYIITPQQNLDKATRYRLEFARGLLPLHGNLPSTSTFATQVQTYAPLAFDKIQYIGQADAGGAYGRFVQGSPQLQFNNGLVAESAIANITIQPAPKKLPRLVQADEGNNIVNLNPYALEPATTYTVTLGANLKDKFGQTLGKSINQKFTTGDVSPDIWVPSDLNIFPDGKDLQLNISTVNLPESRYKAAYKVVQPEDLVYIDSAYPQGDGNNLLPSPSSWQKFPVKGRKNQSIDTTVPIREKLGKSTGMLAYGVQARTNSYKENGKQQWREPTFYGLVQLTNLGIFSQWFPDSGLIRVHHLADGAAVANANIEIYESKLEAKSRIETVACAIGKTDSTGTLLLNRQNLQNCMRGAEFNTPPKLLVIARENQDWAFARNEEYSGSYGYGIDAGWNSNKIESRGTIFSDRQLYQPGEKAELTGTAYYLQNGVIKQDKNVSYQVTLENPNGEKTDLGTQTTNEFGTFSLELPLSSSQPLGYYSIRAIGESGAEISGEFRVAEFKPPNFKVELHLDKEFVLSDDKIAATAQSNYLFGAPVEGGKAQYYVTRSQTNFNPQGWEQFSFGRQWFWPEESPNITSDVLRSRQVLDISGKSSQVVPVAKDLPYPMTYRVDVQISDVSNLSVADSRTFTALPSDRLIGLQSDFVADAGRSFPIQVIVTDPTGKAVTGQRVSVELQEMKYSSVTQVVEGSQTPHNQVEYKTVAQTHTFSSDTPQTVYLTPPTSGSYRIRANFINAKDESTATDTQIWATGDNGVNWGDRYTNNRLELKLDKDSYQPGETATVLIQSPYPEAELYLAVVRHDTLYRTIIPVKGGAPQVQFQVTADMLPNAAVEAVLVRQGTPISQVEPGSLENLVRIGFVPFKINLADKYLKVQLNPEKRSLAPGEAQTVELQLQDAAGNLLQGQFAVMVVNEAVLQLSGYRLPDLVQTVYAEQPISTRFADNRPNVVLSALSSPLDKGWGYGGGNSAGLASTRVRTNFQPLAYYNGAVQTDASGRAKVTFTLPDDLTTWRVMAVATDGDLRFGNGEETFIATKPLLSNPILPQFARVGDRFDAGLSVTNTTGQSGTLAIQGAVDGSVQFADNTSGKGSFSENIGSRTREILQNLPLQAKSGTSAYRFPFVANRSGKAIVKFTTQLNGTTDAFAVPLEVKPLEVTEQVVESGVTSDRATIPLNIDNNVVPDVGGLGIFLASTPIANITAPVKQVLDEEQLPFLEPAASQLAIAANLQILSQAYGQTVTNFNPSQQAKALERLQKLQLPDGGFASLPGEKTSDPLVSPYAAEAIATAQTAGFDLDAKMVRQLKIYLQKLLANPSQYDFCQESPCKERLRLEAAIALSELGNKQNDFLADIYNGRDRFDLVTKIKLARYLHLFPEWQQEAKILTNQLQETIYETGRSAVVNLPSGWQWLNSPTTSQAQALRLFIDLKAKPEVLARLLQGLLALRREGTWQTTYDNAEALTALVQYSRLQPTPPNFTANVQLGNKNLTPTQFEGYRKPSVDISVPMTQLPRGQKNLNLTLKKSGRGMLHYLLAYRYRLQGEQPGRLNGLRVTREIRPANETTALQRIGLYAPAEPLTVTVGQVFDIGLEIISDRPVDRVVITDPLPAGFEAVDTSFQTATPYFQPQQDSWEIGYQTIYRDRVVAYSDRLEPGVYQLHYLVRSVTPGTFLWSGAEAHLQYAPEEFGRCSSSRLVIQNSP; encoded by the coding sequence GTGGCTAGGGGCGTGAGAATTGGGTGGCATTTCCTGCTGGTGCTAACACTTATACTAGGCTTAGCAGGGTGCGGTACGGCACGGTTATCGGATGAAACATTACCAATTGTTGCACCAATTCCACCGCCACCATTACCGAGTTGGATTGAACAAATTAGTCCGATTGGGGAAGCTGAAACAAAAGCCCAAATTCGGATTCGGTTTAAAGAGGCGCTAATTCCAGTTGAGAGTCTTGATAGCAGTCAAGATATTTTAAAGAAATTTGAACTATATCCACCTATAACAGGACAATTTCGCTTTCTTACGCCTCGCATGGTAGGGTTTCAAGGCGATCGCGCTTTACCGAAAGCTACGCGGGTTAGAATTACCCTTAAAGCTGGATTGGCAGACTTAAAAAATCATCGTTTAGATAAGGATCTTGCTTGGACTTTCAGCACTGAAGCAATTAAGTTATTCAACTTACCAGGAATCGAGCCTAATTCAGAATCTTCATCTGAACCTTTAGGTTTACAACCAACGCTGAAATTTGCTTCCAATGTCGAATTGAATTTAGATTCATTATCAAAACAAGCCCAACTTGTAGCAGAGGAGAAACAAAGCGTACCGCTGAAAATTCAGTTGGAGAAACAGGAAGCGACTGAGGAAGATAACTCATCTCAGGAGAAATTCGATCCTGCTAATCGCGATTGGAATTATATCATAACGCCGCAACAAAATCTAGACAAAGCAACTCGTTACCGCTTAGAATTTGCCCGTGGTTTGCTACCTTTGCATGGAAATTTACCAAGTACATCTACTTTTGCAACTCAGGTACAAACTTACGCACCTTTAGCGTTCGATAAAATTCAGTATATCGGACAAGCTGATGCTGGTGGAGCTTACGGTAGATTTGTTCAAGGTAGTCCTCAATTACAATTTAATAATGGTTTGGTTGCAGAATCGGCGATCGCAAATATTACAATTCAGCCAGCACCTAAAAAATTGCCGCGTTTGGTGCAAGCTGATGAAGGTAATAATATTGTCAACCTCAATCCTTATGCTTTAGAACCAGCAACGACTTATACTGTAACTTTAGGTGCAAATCTCAAAGATAAGTTCGGGCAAACTCTCGGTAAATCTATTAATCAAAAATTTACTACTGGAGATGTTTCCCCCGATATTTGGGTTCCTTCAGATTTGAATATCTTTCCCGACGGCAAAGATTTACAATTAAATATTAGTACGGTTAATTTGCCTGAATCGAGGTATAAAGCAGCCTATAAAGTCGTACAGCCAGAAGATTTAGTTTATATTGATTCCGCCTATCCTCAAGGGGATGGTAACAATTTACTTCCCTCGCCGAGTTCTTGGCAAAAATTTCCTGTCAAAGGACGCAAAAATCAATCCATTGATACTACTGTTCCTATTCGAGAAAAACTGGGCAAGTCTACAGGAATGTTAGCTTATGGCGTGCAGGCACGGACTAATAGTTATAAGGAAAATGGTAAGCAGCAGTGGCGCGAACCGACATTTTACGGATTAGTGCAGTTAACTAATTTAGGCATATTTAGTCAGTGGTTTCCCGATTCAGGTTTGATTCGAGTTCATCACCTTGCGGATGGTGCGGCTGTAGCGAATGCAAATATTGAGATTTACGAATCTAAATTAGAGGCAAAATCTAGAATTGAAACCGTAGCTTGTGCAATTGGGAAAACAGATTCAACTGGAACTTTACTGCTAAATCGTCAAAATTTGCAGAATTGTATGAGGGGTGCAGAGTTTAATACACCACCTAAGTTACTTGTAATTGCCCGTGAAAATCAAGATTGGGCTTTTGCTCGTAATGAAGAGTATAGCGGTTCTTATGGCTACGGTATTGATGCGGGATGGAACAGTAATAAAATTGAATCGCGAGGTACGATTTTCTCAGATCGTCAATTATATCAGCCAGGGGAAAAGGCTGAGTTGACTGGCACAGCTTATTATTTGCAAAATGGGGTGATTAAACAAGATAAAAATGTCTCTTATCAAGTCACGCTAGAAAATCCGAACGGAGAAAAGACAGATTTAGGAACTCAAACTACAAATGAATTCGGGACATTTTCTCTAGAATTACCTCTCAGTTCCAGTCAACCTTTAGGATACTATTCAATTCGTGCCATAGGTGAAAGTGGTGCAGAAATTTCAGGTGAATTTCGCGTAGCTGAATTTAAACCACCGAATTTTAAAGTAGAACTGCATTTAGATAAAGAATTCGTCCTATCTGACGATAAGATTGCAGCTACAGCCCAAAGTAACTATTTATTTGGTGCGCCTGTAGAAGGAGGAAAAGCACAATATTACGTCACCCGCAGTCAAACTAATTTTAATCCTCAAGGCTGGGAACAATTTTCGTTTGGGCGACAGTGGTTTTGGCCCGAAGAAAGTCCTAATATTACTAGTGATGTATTGCGATCGCGTCAAGTTTTAGATATATCAGGGAAAAGCAGTCAAGTTGTCCCTGTAGCTAAGGATTTACCGTATCCTATGACTTATCGCGTAGATGTGCAGATATCGGATGTTTCCAATCTATCTGTAGCTGATTCTCGCACGTTTACGGCACTACCGAGCGATCGCCTTATCGGTTTGCAAAGTGATTTTGTCGCCGATGCTGGTAGATCTTTCCCGATTCAAGTCATCGTTACCGATCCTACAGGCAAAGCCGTGACGGGGCAACGAGTCAGCGTTGAATTGCAGGAAATGAAATACAGCAGTGTTACCCAAGTGGTTGAAGGTAGCCAAACCCCTCACAATCAAGTGGAATACAAAACGGTAGCGCAAACGCACACATTCTCTAGCGATACGCCTCAAACTGTTTACCTGACTCCGCCAACATCTGGTTCTTACCGCATCCGCGCTAATTTTATCAATGCTAAGGATGAAAGCACTGCTACCGATACGCAAATTTGGGCGACGGGCGATAATGGGGTAAACTGGGGCGATCGCTACACTAACAATCGCTTAGAACTGAAACTGGATAAGGATAGCTATCAGCCTGGGGAGACAGCCACAGTATTAATTCAGTCTCCCTATCCTGAAGCAGAGTTGTATTTGGCAGTGGTACGTCACGATACTCTCTATCGCACAATTATTCCCGTTAAAGGTGGTGCGCCGCAAGTTCAATTTCAAGTTACCGCAGATATGTTACCAAACGCCGCAGTTGAAGCGGTACTCGTGCGTCAAGGTACGCCCATATCTCAAGTCGAACCAGGAAGTTTGGAAAATTTGGTACGGATTGGGTTTGTACCCTTCAAGATTAATTTGGCGGATAAGTATTTAAAAGTGCAACTGAATCCCGAAAAGCGATCGCTTGCTCCTGGTGAAGCGCAAACAGTTGAATTACAATTGCAAGATGCGGCAGGAAATCTGCTTCAAGGACAGTTTGCTGTGATGGTGGTAAATGAAGCCGTGTTGCAATTAAGCGGCTATAGACTACCAGATTTAGTCCAAACAGTATACGCCGAACAACCAATTTCTACCCGTTTTGCCGATAATCGCCCCAATGTTGTATTATCAGCCCTGTCATCTCCCCTCGATAAAGGTTGGGGTTACGGTGGCGGAAATTCGGCGGGATTAGCAAGTACCCGCGTGCGGACAAACTTTCAACCTCTAGCTTACTACAATGGTGCGGTACAGACAGATGCCAGCGGCAGGGCAAAAGTCACGTTTACATTACCCGATGATTTGACAACTTGGCGGGTAATGGCGGTTGCTACCGATGGCGATTTACGTTTTGGAAATGGGGAAGAAACGTTTATTGCTACCAAACCCCTATTATCTAATCCGATTCTGCCGCAGTTTGCCCGTGTAGGCGATCGCTTTGATGCAGGTTTATCAGTCACCAATACTACCGGACAATCGGGAACGCTAGCAATCCAAGGCGCTGTAGATGGTTCCGTACAATTTGCAGATAATACTTCTGGTAAGGGCAGTTTTAGCGAAAATATTGGTAGTAGAACCAGAGAAATTTTACAAAACCTGCCCCTACAAGCGAAATCGGGTACGAGTGCTTACCGTTTCCCCTTTGTGGCTAATCGTTCGGGTAAAGCAATAGTTAAGTTTACCACGCAATTAAACGGTACAACCGATGCTTTCGCCGTACCGTTAGAAGTCAAACCGTTAGAAGTGACAGAACAAGTGGTAGAGTCGGGAGTAACGAGCGATCGCGCTACCATTCCTTTAAATATCGATAACAATGTTGTCCCCGATGTCGGCGGATTAGGGATTTTCCTAGCGAGTACGCCAATTGCTAATATTACCGCTCCAGTTAAACAAGTTCTAGACGAAGAACAACTACCATTTTTAGAACCAGCCGCCAGTCAACTTGCGATCGCGGCAAATTTACAAATTCTTTCCCAAGCGTACGGGCAAACGGTAACTAATTTCAACCCCAGCCAACAAGCAAAAGCTTTAGAACGCTTGCAAAAACTCCAATTACCAGATGGCGGCTTTGCTAGCTTACCAGGAGAGAAGACATCCGATCCTCTTGTTTCTCCTTACGCAGCAGAAGCAATTGCTACAGCTCAAACCGCAGGATTCGATCTTGATGCTAAAATGGTGCGTCAGCTGAAAATATACCTGCAAAAACTCTTAGCAAATCCCAGTCAATACGATTTTTGTCAAGAGTCGCCTTGTAAAGAACGCTTACGCTTAGAAGCAGCGATCGCATTATCAGAATTAGGAAATAAGCAGAATGATTTTCTTGCCGATATTTATAACGGACGCGATCGCTTCGATCTCGTTACCAAAATTAAATTAGCACGATACCTGCATCTATTTCCAGAGTGGCAGCAAGAGGCGAAAATTCTAACGAATCAATTGCAGGAAACTATATATGAAACCGGACGTAGTGCAGTCGTAAATTTGCCTTCCGGTTGGCAGTGGTTGAATTCTCCTACCACAAGTCAAGCCCAAGCCTTACGATTATTTATCGATCTTAAGGCTAAGCCGGAAGTTTTAGCGCGATTGTTGCAAGGACTCTTGGCGTTGCGAAGAGAAGGAACTTGGCAGACAACCTATGATAATGCTGAAGCACTCACTGCTTTGGTGCAATATAGCCGCCTTCAACCGACACCACCTAACTTTACTGCCAACGTGCAACTAGGAAATAAAAATTTAACTCCGACTCAATTTGAAGGCTATCGCAAACCCAGTGTAGATATTTCCGTACCGATGACTCAGCTACCCCGGGGGCAAAAAAATTTAAATCTAACTTTGAAAAAATCCGGTCGCGGCATGTTACACTACCTACTTGCCTATCGCTATCGCCTCCAGGGAGAACAACCAGGGCGCTTAAACGGACTCAGGGTGACGCGAGAAATTCGTCCGGCTAATGAAACAACAGCATTGCAGCGAATTGGGTTGTATGCGCCTGCCGAACCCTTGACAGTGACCGTCGGACAAGTGTTTGATATAGGTTTAGAAATAATTAGCGATCGCCCTGTGGATCGAGTTGTCATTACAGATCCTCTTCCTGCTGGATTTGAGGCTGTCGATACGAGTTTCCAAACTGCTACGCCTTACTTTCAACCGCAACAAGATAGCTGGGAAATTGGCTATCAAACAATATACCGCGATCGCGTGGTAGCTTATAGTGACAGGCTCGAACCTGGAGTCTATCAACTCCATTATCTCGTGCGATCGGTCACTCCTGGTACGTTCCTTTGGTCTGGTGCAGAAGCACATTTACAATATGCCCCAGAAGAATTTGGGCGTTGTAGTTCCTCGCGGCTGGTGATTCAAAATTCGCCGTGA
- a CDS encoding DUF433 domain-containing protein, whose translation MTLAIEAELAPLETNADSVVLVGKTRVTLDTVVAVFKQGATAEEIVYRYPSLKRADVNATIAFYLNHQQEVEVMSLKCAPKLKKAIVARLWRSISKSEILKSIRAKSLLAIALKRVIQMLKFGLFALALDTFVDSADVLRELHD comes from the coding sequence ATGACACTAGCAATTGAGGCAGAACTTGCACCGCTAGAAACCAATGCTGATAGTGTAGTTTTGGTAGGCAAAACTCGTGTAACGCTCGATACTGTAGTTGCCGTTTTCAAGCAAGGAGCGACAGCAGAGGAAATTGTCTATCGCTATCCATCGCTGAAGCGAGCTGATGTAAATGCCACAATTGCTTTTTATCTCAATCATCAACAAGAAGTTGAAGTTATGAGTCTCAAGTGCGCCCCCAAGTTGAAGAAAGCGATCGTGGCAAGATTGTGGCGATCGATATCGAAATCGGAGATTTTGAAGTCGATAAGAGCGAAATCGCTGCTTGCGATCGCCTTGAAGCGCGTCATCCAGATGCTCAAATTTGGATTGTTCGCATTGGCTCTCGATACGTTCGTCGATTCGGCGGACGTACTCAGAGAACTGCATGATTAG
- a CDS encoding T4SS efffector SepA family protein, whose amino-acid sequence MMPVVRIPEPLYKRLQAIAIPFEDTPITVIERLLNEYEAHNQTRQVSEIENDYMDLGSFTRNDLRHTRVIRATIDGREIRQPNWNKIVHTIHEFAVRQGMSVDRLIDLTLSNVVKGENNTSGFNYLPETNISVQGVDANLAWRNTLHLAKNLEVPIEIYFEWRDKEGAAYRGEKAKLTWLPN is encoded by the coding sequence ATGATGCCAGTCGTTAGAATCCCAGAGCCTCTCTACAAGAGGCTACAAGCCATCGCCATTCCCTTTGAAGACACGCCTATCACTGTTATCGAGCGGTTATTGAATGAATACGAAGCACATAACCAAACTCGACAGGTTTCCGAAATCGAAAATGATTATATGGATTTAGGCTCTTTTACACGCAACGATCTACGTCATACAAGAGTTATCAGAGCCACCATTGATGGACGAGAAATTCGTCAACCAAACTGGAACAAGATTGTTCACACAATACATGAGTTTGCTGTGCGTCAGGGGATGTCTGTAGATCGCCTCATTGATTTGACATTATCCAATGTCGTCAAAGGTGAAAATAACACTTCTGGATTTAACTATCTACCAGAAACAAATATTTCAGTACAAGGTGTAGATGCTAATCTAGCATGGCGCAATACTTTACACCTTGCCAAGAATTTGGAAGTACCAATCGAAATATACTTTGAGTGGAGAGATAAGGAAGGTGCAGCGTATCGCGGAGAGAAGGCTAAGCTCACCTGGCTACCAAATTAA
- a CDS encoding two-component system response regulator, translating into MKNAQLNYTYANILVVDDTPDNLRVLSTALTERGYKVRCAKNGTMALITAKKDPPHLILLDIKMPEMDGYEVCKKLKSDGSTDNIPVIFLSALDDVFDKVKGFAVGGVDYITKPFQIEEVVVRIQHQLALQAAKAEIYQLNLELEQKVRQRTIQLEEVINQRDREIAEHKRTQERLFYQALHDALTGLPNRTLFLEHLQKALHRIIRNKDYLCAVLFIDLDRFKIINDSWGHAVGDRLLIAISHILKECSREVDTVARLSGDEFTILLEDLQDIQDAIVIAERLLEKLTAPIYLGECKVYIGASIGIVFGSVAYQTVNELLRDADIAMYRAKALGKGRYAVFDREMYDRTLHLSQLEIDLRTALERQEFILHYQPIISVTTGELTGFEALLRWQHPQMGSIDPADFIEIAEETGLIIPIGEWILQEACQQLYAWQQKFSTATSLYISVNLSSKQIQQFDLVEKLAKILDFTSLNGKNLKLELTETMLMDRGEKTIELLFQIKEQNIQLSIDDFGTGYSSLSYLHRFPIDALKIDRSFVSLIDAEGKNCEIVRTIITLAHTLGIKAIAEGVETSHQLAVLKKLGCDEAQGYFFGTPVNCQLVEAILAKNDR; encoded by the coding sequence ATGAAAAACGCTCAGTTAAATTATACTTATGCCAATATTTTAGTTGTTGACGATACTCCTGATAATTTAAGAGTTTTATCTACAGCTTTAACAGAACGAGGATATAAGGTTCGTTGTGCTAAAAATGGCACTATGGCACTAATTACAGCCAAAAAAGATCCGCCTCATCTCATCTTGTTAGATATTAAAATGCCAGAAATGGATGGCTATGAAGTTTGTAAAAAGCTGAAGTCAGACGGTTCAACTGATAATATTCCCGTAATTTTTTTAAGCGCATTAGATGATGTTTTTGATAAAGTTAAAGGCTTTGCAGTTGGTGGGGTAGACTATATCACCAAGCCATTTCAAATTGAAGAAGTCGTAGTTCGCATCCAACACCAATTAGCCTTGCAAGCAGCCAAAGCAGAAATTTATCAATTAAATCTTGAGTTAGAACAAAAAGTTCGACAAAGAACTATTCAATTAGAAGAAGTTATTAACCAACGAGATCGAGAAATTGCCGAGCATAAACGAACTCAAGAAAGACTATTTTATCAAGCTTTACATGATGCTCTGACAGGTTTACCCAATCGGACTTTATTTCTGGAGCATCTGCAAAAAGCTCTACATCGTATTATCAGGAATAAAGATTATTTGTGTGCCGTTTTATTTATCGATCTCGATCGCTTCAAAATTATTAATGATAGTTGGGGACATGCTGTCGGCGATCGCCTATTAATTGCGATCTCTCATATCCTGAAAGAATGCTCGCGCGAGGTTGATACTGTGGCGCGTTTAAGTGGAGATGAGTTTACTATTTTATTAGAAGATCTACAAGATATTCAAGACGCGATTGTAATTGCCGAACGATTGCTAGAGAAACTCACTGCTCCAATTTATTTAGGTGAATGTAAAGTCTATATTGGTGCTAGTATTGGTATTGTTTTTGGTTCGGTAGCTTATCAAACTGTCAATGAGTTGCTGCGGGATGCCGATATTGCGATGTATCGCGCCAAAGCTTTAGGAAAAGGGCGTTATGCAGTCTTCGATCGCGAAATGTACGATCGCACGTTGCATCTTTCACAGCTAGAAATAGATTTGCGTACAGCATTGGAACGGCAAGAATTTATATTACATTATCAACCAATTATCTCTGTCACAACTGGGGAATTGACAGGTTTTGAAGCCTTGCTACGCTGGCAACATCCACAAATGGGATCGATCGATCCAGCAGATTTTATTGAGATTGCCGAAGAAACTGGATTAATTATCCCGATCGGTGAATGGATTTTACAGGAAGCCTGCCAACAGTTATATGCTTGGCAACAAAAATTTTCTACTGCTACATCTTTATATATCAGCGTCAATCTTTCCAGCAAGCAAATTCAGCAATTCGATCTTGTCGAAAAATTAGCTAAAATTTTAGATTTTACTAGTTTAAATGGAAAAAATCTTAAGTTAGAGCTGACTGAAACTATGCTGATGGATCGAGGAGAAAAGACGATCGAACTTCTCTTCCAAATTAAAGAGCAAAACATTCAACTCAGTATTGATGATTTTGGCACGGGATATTCCTCTTTAAGTTATTTACACCGTTTTCCAATAGATGCACTGAAAATCGATCGCTCTTTTGTCAGTCTGATTGACGCGGAAGGAAAGAATTGTGAAATAGTGAGGACAATTATTACTCTAGCTCACACTTTAGGAATTAAAGCGATCGCCGAAGGAGTAGAAACATCTCATCAACTTGCTGTATTAAAAAAATTGGGATGTGATGAAGCGCAAGGATATTTCTTTGGCACACCTGTTAACTGTCAGTTGGTAGAAGCGATTTTAGCCAAAAACGATCGATAG
- the ilvA gene encoding threonine ammonia-lyase, biosynthetic yields MYDVAQESPLEYAANLSTRINNKLLLKREDMQSVFSFKLRGAYNKMAQLPPELLAQGVIAASAGNHAQGVALAARQLETRAIIVMPVTTPQVKINAVRSHGGEVILHGNTYDDAYTHARQLEAEKGMTFIHPFDDPYVIAGQGTIGMEILRQCQQPIHAIFVAIGGGGLISGIAAYVKRLRPEIKIIGVEPVDADAMYQSLKAGKRVRLPQVGLFADGVAVREVGEETFRLCQQYVDDIILVDTDDTCAAIKDVFEDTRSILEPAGALAIAAAKTYAEREQIQGQTLVAVACGANMNFDRLRFVAERAELGERREAIFAVTIPEQRGSLRKFCECIGKRNLTEFNYRIADEKEAHIFVGVQIENRADAAKMVANFEAAGLKTIDLTDDELTKLHLRHMVGGRSSLASNELLYRFEFPERPGALMQFVGSMSPNWNISLFHYRNNGADYGRAVVGMQVPPQKMEQWQAFLDTLGLNYWDESQNPAYKLFLG; encoded by the coding sequence GTGTATGATGTCGCCCAGGAATCACCACTAGAATACGCTGCAAATCTCTCAACTCGAATAAACAACAAACTCTTGCTGAAACGAGAGGATATGCAGTCAGTCTTTTCCTTTAAGCTGCGGGGGGCTTATAACAAGATGGCGCAACTGCCACCGGAGTTGTTAGCGCAGGGTGTCATTGCTGCATCTGCTGGAAACCACGCCCAAGGAGTAGCACTTGCAGCCCGCCAATTGGAAACTCGCGCTATTATCGTCATGCCCGTGACGACTCCCCAGGTCAAGATAAATGCAGTCAGATCTCATGGAGGAGAGGTTATATTGCATGGGAATACATACGATGATGCCTATACTCATGCCCGTCAATTAGAAGCCGAAAAAGGCATGACGTTTATTCATCCCTTTGACGATCCGTATGTGATTGCCGGACAAGGTACGATTGGGATGGAAATTTTACGGCAGTGCCAACAACCAATTCACGCGATTTTTGTGGCAATTGGGGGTGGTGGTTTAATTTCGGGAATTGCAGCATACGTAAAAAGATTGCGCCCTGAAATTAAAATTATCGGCGTAGAACCCGTAGATGCCGATGCGATGTATCAGTCTCTCAAAGCTGGAAAGAGGGTGAGATTACCACAAGTCGGCTTATTTGCTGATGGGGTAGCAGTGCGGGAAGTGGGGGAAGAAACCTTTCGCTTGTGCCAGCAGTATGTCGATGACATCATTCTGGTAGATACAGATGATACTTGCGCGGCAATTAAAGACGTATTTGAAGATACGCGATCCATTTTAGAACCAGCTGGAGCATTAGCGATCGCAGCTGCTAAAACTTATGCAGAGCGAGAACAAATTCAGGGACAAACATTAGTTGCCGTCGCCTGCGGTGCTAATATGAATTTCGATCGCCTGCGGTTTGTAGCCGAACGTGCAGAATTAGGCGAACGTCGGGAAGCTATCTTTGCCGTGACAATTCCCGAACAACGGGGCAGTCTAAGGAAGTTTTGCGAATGTATTGGCAAGCGCAATTTAACTGAGTTTAACTATCGGATTGCCGACGAAAAAGAAGCGCATATTTTTGTCGGCGTACAAATTGAAAATCGCGCCGATGCAGCCAAGATGGTAGCTAACTTTGAAGCGGCGGGGTTGAAAACCATCGACTTAACCGATGACGAACTGACGAAACTACACTTACGGCACATGGTAGGCGGAAGATCTTCCCTAGCTAGCAACGAGTTACTCTATCGGTTTGAGTTTCCCGAACGTCCTGGGGCATTAATGCAATTTGTTGGTTCCATGAGTCCCAATTGGAATATTAGCTTGTTTCACTACCGCAATAATGGCGCAGACTACGGACGCGCCGTCGTGGGAATGCAAGTTCCACCCCAAAAGATGGAACAGTGGCAGGCGTTTCTCGATACGCTGGGATTGAATTATTGGGATGAAAGTCAAAATCCGGCGTATAAGTTGTTTTTGGGGTAG